GCGACCGGGACCTGCCGCTGCTGCTGGCCGACGAGTACTTCACCGGCGCCGTGGCCAACGGCGTGCAGGCCTGGCGGCGCGTGGTGTCCGGCGCGGCGCTGCACGGGGTGCCGACCCCGGCGTTCTCCTCCTCGCTGGCCTATTACGACGGGGTCCGCGCCGAGCGGCTGCCCGCGGCGCTGATCCAGGCCCAGCGCGACTTCTTCGGCGCCCACACCTACCGCCGCACCGACAAGGACGGCACCTTCCACACCACCTGGTCGGGCGGTCGCACCGAGGAGGTGGCCTGAGTGACGACCACGGCCACCGTCGCCGACGACCGCCTGTTGCCCGCCGACCCGGGCGTCCGCGCGCTCGCCCGCGAGCTGTACGCGCTCGTCCGCGACCTGCCGATCCTGTCCCCGCACGGGCACGTCCCGGCCGGCCTGCTGCTCGACGACCAGCCGTTCGCCGACCCGACGTCGCTGCTGATCACGCCCGACCACTACGTGACGCGGCTGCTGCACGCGTCGGGCGTCCCGCTCGACGAGCTCGGCGTCGGGCGCGGGCCGCTCGACGAGCGTGCCGCCCGCGCCGCGTGGCGCGCGTTCTGCACGCGGTGGCACGTCTTCCGCGGCACGTCGGTCCGGTACTGGTTCGACTCGACGCTGCGCGACGTGTTCGGGACCGACGTGCGCCCGTCCGCCGACACCGCCGACGCGCTGTACGACCTGCTCGCCGACCGCCTGCGGCAGCCCGAGTACCGGCCGCGCGCGCTGTTCGACCGGTTCCGCATCGACGTCCTCGCGACGACGGACGACCCGGTCGACGACCTCGCGGCGCACGCTGCGCTGCGCGACGACCCGACGTTCGGCGGGCGCGTGCTGCCGACGTTCCGGCCGGACCGCTACCTGGAGGCCGCCGACCCCGGCTGGCGCGACGCGGTCGCGGCGCTGGGCGTCGCCGCCGGGACGGACACGTCGACGTACCGCGGCTGGGTCGCCGCGATGGAGGACCGTCGCGCGCACTTCCGCCGGCACGGCGCCGTCTCCGCCGACCACAGCCACGAGGACGTCGGCACCGAGCCGCTCGACCCCGCGGACGCCGAGCGCCTGTACGCGCGCGGGCTCCTCGGCGCGATCACCACGGACGAGGCCGCCGCGCTGCGCCGCCACATGCTCCTGGAGATGGCGCGCATGTCGACCGAGGACGGCCTCACCATGACGCTCCACCCGGGCGTCCGGCGCGGGCACCACCGCCCGACGCTCGGCCGCTACGGGCCCGACACGGGCCACGACATCCCGCTGGCAGGCTCGTTCACCGACCCGCTGCGCCCGCTGCTGGAGCGGTACGGCACGCACCCGAACCTGCGGCTCGTGCTGTTCACGCTCGACGAGTCGGTGTTCTCGCGCGAGCTCGCACCGCTCGCGGGCTTCTACCCGTCGGTCTACGTCGGGGCACCGTGGTGGTTCCTCGACGCGCCGTCGTCGATCCTGCGCTGGCGCGAGGCGGTCACCGAGATCGCGGGCCTGAGCCGGACCAGCGGGTTCATCGACGACACGCGCGCGCTGCTGTCGATCCCGGCGCGGCACGACATGGCCCGCCGCCTCGACGCGTCGTTCCTCGCGGGGCTCGTCGCGGGCCACCGGCTCGACGAGGACGAGGCGGCCGACGCCGTCGTCGACCTCGTCGTGGGGCGCCCGACGGAGGTCTTCGGCCTCGGGCCCCGCTGAGCCGTCGACCGGGGCGCGTCCCGTGCCGCGCGCCCCGGTCGACGACCTTCGCGAAGAAAGTTGCGTCCGCATGCATCCGAACGTGTCCTGACGACGGAAGAGAGGTCGAGAGTCCCGCCACCGGGCGGGCCGCACGGAAGGACGACCACGATGCGCGCACGACCTCTTGCCGCGACCGGAGCCGCCGGTCTCGCCCTCGCCGCCGTCATGCTGACCTCCGCCCCCGCCGGCGCCGCTCCCGGCGACGCGACCCTGTACGTCCTGCACGGCGTGCCGGGCCTCACGGTGGACGTGTGGGTCAACGGGCAGCGGACGCTCGACGACTTCACGCCCGGCACGCTCGCAGGGCCGCTCGAGCTCGCGCCCGGCACCTACACGGTCGCGATCACGGCCGCGGACGCCGCGGACGCGTCGTCGCCCGCGATCGGCCCGGTCGACCTCCAGCTCGCCGGGAACACGTCGTACACCGCGGTCGCCCACCTCGACGCGTCCGCCAACCCGACGGCCACGCTCTTCACCAACGACACGTCGACCACCGCCGCGGGTCAGGGCCGCCTCACGGTCCGGCACGTGGCCGCCGCACCCGCGGTCGACGTGCTCGCCGGCGGCTCCGCCGTGATCTCGGGGCTGACCAACCCGAACGAGAAGGTCCTGAACCTTCCCGCCGGCACGGTCAGCGCGAGCGTCGTCGCCGCCGGCACGACCGAGCCCGCGCTGCTGGGCCCGGCCGACGTCAACGTCGCCGAGGGCACCAACACCATCGTGTACGCCTGGGGCAACGGGACGGCGACCCCGTCGACGCTCGCGCTCGCGACGCAGGTCATCGACGGCCTGCACGGCACGCCGAGCGGGGTGCCGGCGGGGGAGCTGGGCCTCGCGGCCGACCGTGACGTCCCGGCCGGGACGTGGGCCGTCGCCGGCCTGGTCGTCGCGGGACTCGTCGCGGCGTCCGCCACCGCCGTCCGCCGCCGCGCGGTGACGGTCCGCCGATGAGGACTCCCGACCGCCACGCCTGGCAGCGCCTGGCGTCCCGGGCCGTGGCGCTCGGCGTGGCGGTCGGGGCCGTCGCAGGCTGCACCGCGGGCCCGGGACCCGACCCGGTGCCGACCCTCGGCACCACGGTGGCCGCGTCGCCCTCGGGCGGCGCGGCCACGCCGGCGCCCACCGGCACGCTGCCGCCCGTCCCCGTCCAGGCTGCCGTCGCCCCGCCTCCCGAGGCCGTCGTCGCCCCGGTGCGGCTGCAGGTCCCCGACCTCGCGCTCGACATGCCCGTCGACGCCGTCGGGGTCGCCGCGGACGGGTCGATGGAGGTGCCGCCGGACGCCGACCGGGCGGGCTGGTACCGGTTCGGTCCCGGCCCCGCCTCGACGGAGGGCACGACGCTGCTGGCCGGGCACGTCGACTCGCGCCTCACGGGGATCGGACCCTTCGCCGACCTGCGCCGCCTGACCCCGGGCGCGCAGGTCCAGGTGACGACGAGCGACGGCACCGTGCGCCCCTACGTCGTCGTCGACGTCACGAAGGTCCCCAAGGAGACCGCCCCGCTCGCCGACTGGTTCTCGCGCGACGGAGCGCCCCGCCTCGTCCTCGTGACGTGCGGCGGCGCGTGGCGCGAGGACGTCGGGCACTACACGGACAACGTCGTGGTCACAGCCGAGCCCGGGTGATCCCTATGCTGGTCGCACTGTCGCCGACGACGACACCCCGCCGTGAGGAGCCGCCCGTGAGTGCACGCGAGCCGTCGGTGGCCCGCGCGTCGGGCGACGACACCGAGGCCGTGGACCGGCTGGGACGCGAGTTCGCCGCCGGTGACGAGCGCGCGATCCGGGAGGCCTACGACCGCTGGTCGACGCTCGTGCACACGCTCGCCCTGCGCTCGCTGGGCACGACCGCGGAGGCCGAGGAGGTCACGCAGCAGGTGTTCGTGGACGCGTGGCGCGGCCGGCACCGCTTCGACCCGACGCGGGCGCGCCTGCCCGCGTGGCTCGTCGGGATCACGCGGCACGCGATCGCCGACGCGCACGAGCGCCGCACGCGCGACCGCAAGCTGACCGACGCCGCGACCCCGCCACCCGCGAGCGTCGCGGCCGCCGACGACCGGGTCGTCGACCGTCTGGTGATCGCCGACGAGCTCGACCGGCTGGGCGACCCGCAGCGCACGATCCTGCGGCTCGCCTTCTACGACGACCTCACGCACGACCAGATCGCGACGAGACTGGACCTGCCGCTCGGCACGGTG
The sequence above is a segment of the Cellulomonas fimi genome. Coding sequences within it:
- the uxaC gene encoding glucuronate isomerase, which produces MTTTATVADDRLLPADPGVRALARELYALVRDLPILSPHGHVPAGLLLDDQPFADPTSLLITPDHYVTRLLHASGVPLDELGVGRGPLDERAARAAWRAFCTRWHVFRGTSVRYWFDSTLRDVFGTDVRPSADTADALYDLLADRLRQPEYRPRALFDRFRIDVLATTDDPVDDLAAHAALRDDPTFGGRVLPTFRPDRYLEAADPGWRDAVAALGVAAGTDTSTYRGWVAAMEDRRAHFRRHGAVSADHSHEDVGTEPLDPADAERLYARGLLGAITTDEAAALRRHMLLEMARMSTEDGLTMTLHPGVRRGHHRPTLGRYGPDTGHDIPLAGSFTDPLRPLLERYGTHPNLRLVLFTLDESVFSRELAPLAGFYPSVYVGAPWWFLDAPSSILRWREAVTEIAGLSRTSGFIDDTRALLSIPARHDMARRLDASFLAGLVAGHRLDEDEAADAVVDLVVGRPTEVFGLGPR
- a CDS encoding DUF4397 domain-containing protein, translated to MRARPLAATGAAGLALAAVMLTSAPAGAAPGDATLYVLHGVPGLTVDVWVNGQRTLDDFTPGTLAGPLELAPGTYTVAITAADAADASSPAIGPVDLQLAGNTSYTAVAHLDASANPTATLFTNDTSTTAAGQGRLTVRHVAAAPAVDVLAGGSAVISGLTNPNEKVLNLPAGTVSASVVAAGTTEPALLGPADVNVAEGTNTIVYAWGNGTATPSTLALATQVIDGLHGTPSGVPAGELGLAADRDVPAGTWAVAGLVVAGLVAASATAVRRRAVTVRR
- a CDS encoding class F sortase — its product is MRTPDRHAWQRLASRAVALGVAVGAVAGCTAGPGPDPVPTLGTTVAASPSGGAATPAPTGTLPPVPVQAAVAPPPEAVVAPVRLQVPDLALDMPVDAVGVAADGSMEVPPDADRAGWYRFGPGPASTEGTTLLAGHVDSRLTGIGPFADLRRLTPGAQVQVTTSDGTVRPYVVVDVTKVPKETAPLADWFSRDGAPRLVLVTCGGAWREDVGHYTDNVVVTAEPG
- a CDS encoding RNA polymerase sigma factor — its product is MLVALSPTTTPRREEPPVSAREPSVARASGDDTEAVDRLGREFAAGDERAIREAYDRWSTLVHTLALRSLGTTAEAEEVTQQVFVDAWRGRHRFDPTRARLPAWLVGITRHAIADAHERRTRDRKLTDAATPPPASVAAADDRVVDRLVIADELDRLGDPQRTILRLAFYDDLTHDQIATRLDLPLGTVKSHLRRSLARLRTRWEVDGALR